One Larus michahellis chromosome 20, bLarMic1.1, whole genome shotgun sequence genomic window carries:
- the PLAT gene encoding tissue-type plasminogen activator isoform X1, with protein MWKTLGMEGKLPCLLLLVGAVMTAQCQGLHVRFKRGARSRAICTDSSSGEIYQHRGTWLRLSGSRIEYCRCDSGRSRCHTVPIRACTRNKCYNGGQCSQAYYSPQLFICQCHQGFSGKQCEIDTEVKCYQDAGVTYRGTWSMTESGTECLNWNSNGLMDRTYSGRREDAAELGLGNHNYCRNPDEDSRPWCYIYKGGKYIWEHCSVPSCSKVGNVNCKSGRGTDYRGSHSITSSGATCLRWNSRILVNKLYTAWRRNAYQLGLGSHNFCRNPDNDSKPWCHVLKGNQLTWEYCNVPTCSTCGLRQRRAQQYRIKGGSYADIAAHPWQAAIFAKYRRAPGEHFLCGGILISSCWVLSAAHCFEEGFRANQLRIVLGRTSRATPEENEQRFQVKNYTVHQRFDSENFNNDIALLQLSSDAEDCAIETDTVRAACLPTPGLQLPDWTECEISGYGRNEEFSPFYSEHLKEGHVRLFPASRCTTQHLDNRTVTDNMLCAGDTRHLDDACKGDSGGPLVCMKDDRMYLIGIISWGIGCGRKDIPGVYTNVNRYLDWIQDNMKP; from the exons GGCTTACACGTGCGTTTCAAACGGGGAGCCAGATCCAGAG CCATTTGCACAGACAGTTCATCTGGAGAAATATACCAGCACAGGGGGACCTGGCTGAGGCTCTCAGGGAGCAGAATAGAATACTGTAGGTGCGACAGTGGTCGGAGTCGCTGCCACACTGTGCCTATCAGAG CCTGCACTAGAAATAAGTGCTACAACGGGGGCCAGTGTTCACAGGCGTATTATTCCCCACAGCTCTTCATCTGCCAGTGCCACCAAGGTTTCTCTGGGAAGCAGTGTGAAATAG ATACTGAAGTTAAGTGCTACCAAGATGCTGGAGTAACATACAGGGGTACGTGGAGCATGACAGAGAGCGGAACTGAGTGTTTAAATTGGAATAGCAACGGCTTGATGGACCGGACGTATAGCGGCCGAAGAGAGGacgctgctgagctgggactggGCAACCACAACTATTGCAG AAACCCAGATGAGGATTCCAGACCTTGGTGCTATATCTATAAAGGGGGAAAGTACATCTGGGAACACTGCAGTGTGCCCTCCTGTTCAAAAG TTGGGAACGTCAACTGCAAATCTGGAAGAGGCACAGATTACCGAGGCAGCCACAGCATTACCAGTTCTGGAGCTACCTGTTTGAGGTGGAATTCCCGAATCCTTGTCAACAAGTTATATACTGCTTGGAGAAGAAATGCTTACCAGCTGGGCCTTGGTAGTCACAATTTCTGCAG GAATCCTGACAATGACAGCAAGCCCTGGTGCCATGTACTGAAAGGAAATCAGCTCACATGGGAGTACTGCAACGTGCCTACTTGCT CCACCTGTGGCTTACGGCAGCGCAGGGCACAGCAGTACAGGATCAAAGGTGGCTCCTACGCAGACATTGCCGCTCACCCGTGGCAAGCTGCCATCTTCGCGAAGTATCGCCGAGCACCGGGAGAGCACTTCCTCTGCGGGGGAATCCTGATCAGTTCCTGCTGGGTTTTGTCAGCTGCTCACTGTTTTGAGGAAGG CTTTAGAGCAAATCAGCTGAGGATTGTGCTGGGTAGGACTTCCCGAGCAACTCCCGAGGAAAATGAACAAAGGTTTCAAGTGAAGAACTACACCGTGCATCAGCGATTTGACTCCGAAAATTTCAACAATGACATTG ctCTGTTGCAGTTGAGCTCGGATGCAGAAGATTGTGCTATTGAAACCGACACTGTCCGTGCTGCCTGTCTCCCCACACCAGGACTGCAACTGCCTGACTGGACTGAATGCGAGATCTCTGGTTATGGCAGAAACGAAGAAT tttctccaTTCTATTCAGAGCACCTGAAGGAAGGCCATGTCAGACTGTTTCCAGCCAGTCGGTGCACAACACAGCATCTTGACAACCGGACTGTTACAGATAATATGTTATGTGCAGGAGACACAAGGCACCTTGATGATGCCTGCAAG GGTGACTCTGGAGGGCCTCTGGTCTGTATGAAGGATGATCGTATGTATCTAATTGGAATCATCAGCTGGGGAATAGGCTGTGGCCGGAAAGACATACCTGGCGTTTATACAAATGTGAATCGTTATCTTGACTGGATTCAGGACAACATGAAACCCTGA
- the AP3M2 gene encoding AP-3 complex subunit mu-2 — translation MIHSLFLINSSGDIFLEKHWKSVVSRSVCDYFFEAQERASEAENVPPVIPTPHHYLLSVYRHKIFFVAVIQSEVPPLFVIEFLHRVVDTFQDYFGVCSEVMIKDNVVVVYEVLEEMLDNGFPLATESNILKELIKPPTILRTVVNTITGSTNVGDQLPTGQLSVVPWRRTGVKYTNNEAYFDVVEEIDAIIDKSGSTITAEIQGVIDACVKLTGMPDLTLSFMNPRLLDDVSFHPCVRFKRWESERILSFIPPDGNFRLLSYHVSAQNLVAIPVYVKHNISFRDNSSLGRFEITVGPKQTMGKTVEGVMVTSQMPKGVLNMTLTPSQGTHIFDPVTKLLSWDVGKINPQKLPSLKGSVSLQAGTSKPDENPTINLQFKIQQLAISGLKVNRLDMYGEKYKPFKGIKYMTKAGKFQVRT, via the exons ATGATTCACAGCCTGTTCCTCATCAACTCCTCGGGGGACATCTTCCTGGAGAAGCACTGGAAGAGCGTCGTCAGCCGCTCCGTCTGTGACTACTTCTTCGAGGCGCAGGAGAGGGCCTCGGAGGCGGAGAACGTGCCGCCGGTGATCCCCACGCCGCACCACTACCTCCTCAGCGTGTACCGCCACAAGATCTTCTTCGTGGCCGTTATCCAGAGCGAGGTGCCGCCTCTCTTCGTCATCGAGTTCCTGCACCGCGTCGTCGACACCTTCCAG GATTATTTTGGTGTCTGTTCAGAGGTGATGATCAAGGACAACGTGGTGGTGGTTTATGAGgtgctggaggagatgctggaCAATGGCTTTCCACTGGCAACAGAATCTAATATTCTTAAGGAACTGATAAAACCTCCAACTATCCTGCGAACAGTTGTCAACACCATCACAG gaaGCACTAATGTGGGTGACCAGCTTCCTACCGGACAGCTATCAGTGGTGCCTTGGAGACGTACTGGTGTAAAATATACCAACAATGAGGCATATTTTGATGTGGTTGAGGAGATAGATGCAATCATTGACAAATCAG GTTCCACCATTACTGCTGAAATCCAAGGGGTGATTGATGCTTGTGTCAAGCTGACTGGGATGCCAGACCTTACCCTTTCCTTCATG aaccCTCGGTTATTGGATGATGTTAGCTTTCATCCTTGTGTGCGTTTTAAGCGCTGGGAGTCAGAGAGAATACTCTCCTTCATTCCACCTGATGGAAACTTTCGCTTGCTCTCCTATCATGTTAGTGCTCAGAA TCTTGTGGCAATTCCAGTCTACGTTAAACACAACATCAGTTTCCGTGATAACAGCTCACTGGGACGTTTTGAGATCACAGTGGGGCCGAAGCAGACTATGGGGAAGACTGTAGAGGGAGTGATGGTCACTAGCCAGATGCCAAAAGGTGTCTTAAATATGACCCTTACACCCTCTCAGGGAACACATATCTTTGATCCAGTTACAAAG CTGCTGTCATGGGATGTGGGGAAAATAAACCCCCAGAAGCTGCCAAGCCTCAAGGGGAGTGTGAGCTTGCAAGCTGGGACATCAAAACCAGATGAAAACCCCACCATTAACTTGCAGTTTAAAATTCAGCAGCTGGCTATATCTG GACTGAAGGTGAATCGCTTGGACATGTATGGGGAGAAGTACAAGCCCTTCAAGGGGATAAAATACATGACTAAGGCTGGCAAGTTCCAAGTCCGAACCTAG
- the PLAT gene encoding tissue-type plasminogen activator isoform X2, translating into MSPPAGGSSHDCSMPAICTDSSSGEIYQHRGTWLRLSGSRIEYCRCDSGRSRCHTVPIRACTRNKCYNGGQCSQAYYSPQLFICQCHQGFSGKQCEIDTEVKCYQDAGVTYRGTWSMTESGTECLNWNSNGLMDRTYSGRREDAAELGLGNHNYCRNPDEDSRPWCYIYKGGKYIWEHCSVPSCSKVGNVNCKSGRGTDYRGSHSITSSGATCLRWNSRILVNKLYTAWRRNAYQLGLGSHNFCRNPDNDSKPWCHVLKGNQLTWEYCNVPTCSTCGLRQRRAQQYRIKGGSYADIAAHPWQAAIFAKYRRAPGEHFLCGGILISSCWVLSAAHCFEEGFRANQLRIVLGRTSRATPEENEQRFQVKNYTVHQRFDSENFNNDIALLQLSSDAEDCAIETDTVRAACLPTPGLQLPDWTECEISGYGRNEEFSPFYSEHLKEGHVRLFPASRCTTQHLDNRTVTDNMLCAGDTRHLDDACKGDSGGPLVCMKDDRMYLIGIISWGIGCGRKDIPGVYTNVNRYLDWIQDNMKP; encoded by the exons CCATTTGCACAGACAGTTCATCTGGAGAAATATACCAGCACAGGGGGACCTGGCTGAGGCTCTCAGGGAGCAGAATAGAATACTGTAGGTGCGACAGTGGTCGGAGTCGCTGCCACACTGTGCCTATCAGAG CCTGCACTAGAAATAAGTGCTACAACGGGGGCCAGTGTTCACAGGCGTATTATTCCCCACAGCTCTTCATCTGCCAGTGCCACCAAGGTTTCTCTGGGAAGCAGTGTGAAATAG ATACTGAAGTTAAGTGCTACCAAGATGCTGGAGTAACATACAGGGGTACGTGGAGCATGACAGAGAGCGGAACTGAGTGTTTAAATTGGAATAGCAACGGCTTGATGGACCGGACGTATAGCGGCCGAAGAGAGGacgctgctgagctgggactggGCAACCACAACTATTGCAG AAACCCAGATGAGGATTCCAGACCTTGGTGCTATATCTATAAAGGGGGAAAGTACATCTGGGAACACTGCAGTGTGCCCTCCTGTTCAAAAG TTGGGAACGTCAACTGCAAATCTGGAAGAGGCACAGATTACCGAGGCAGCCACAGCATTACCAGTTCTGGAGCTACCTGTTTGAGGTGGAATTCCCGAATCCTTGTCAACAAGTTATATACTGCTTGGAGAAGAAATGCTTACCAGCTGGGCCTTGGTAGTCACAATTTCTGCAG GAATCCTGACAATGACAGCAAGCCCTGGTGCCATGTACTGAAAGGAAATCAGCTCACATGGGAGTACTGCAACGTGCCTACTTGCT CCACCTGTGGCTTACGGCAGCGCAGGGCACAGCAGTACAGGATCAAAGGTGGCTCCTACGCAGACATTGCCGCTCACCCGTGGCAAGCTGCCATCTTCGCGAAGTATCGCCGAGCACCGGGAGAGCACTTCCTCTGCGGGGGAATCCTGATCAGTTCCTGCTGGGTTTTGTCAGCTGCTCACTGTTTTGAGGAAGG CTTTAGAGCAAATCAGCTGAGGATTGTGCTGGGTAGGACTTCCCGAGCAACTCCCGAGGAAAATGAACAAAGGTTTCAAGTGAAGAACTACACCGTGCATCAGCGATTTGACTCCGAAAATTTCAACAATGACATTG ctCTGTTGCAGTTGAGCTCGGATGCAGAAGATTGTGCTATTGAAACCGACACTGTCCGTGCTGCCTGTCTCCCCACACCAGGACTGCAACTGCCTGACTGGACTGAATGCGAGATCTCTGGTTATGGCAGAAACGAAGAAT tttctccaTTCTATTCAGAGCACCTGAAGGAAGGCCATGTCAGACTGTTTCCAGCCAGTCGGTGCACAACACAGCATCTTGACAACCGGACTGTTACAGATAATATGTTATGTGCAGGAGACACAAGGCACCTTGATGATGCCTGCAAG GGTGACTCTGGAGGGCCTCTGGTCTGTATGAAGGATGATCGTATGTATCTAATTGGAATCATCAGCTGGGGAATAGGCTGTGGCCGGAAAGACATACCTGGCGTTTATACAAATGTGAATCGTTATCTTGACTGGATTCAGGACAACATGAAACCCTGA